A region from the Bactrocera dorsalis isolate Fly_Bdor chromosome 1, ASM2337382v1, whole genome shotgun sequence genome encodes:
- the LOC125775353 gene encoding uncharacterized protein LOC125775353, protein MFTAVYINHPQLSKAQKLYHLRYKTKGQAGEIVKQFALNDDNFNLAWEALKARFENDRILVDKQVTTLLNLPKIKKETSEEFVRLQSTVSNCLSVLSTLNIPTDSCDPILVNICTAALPEKSLLLWEQSLSSRKKCPTWQQMKDFLTTQYEIAERLEEKIFKTKIIKHDQNGSLHRPQARSKNKSNIIFNKIQTFTSEQRIRTSCELCTRRHKLKSCEKFKKLNIIERNNFVRSKRLCTNCLSYAHTYKNCKSKFNCLHCHKRNHSMLHYSRYSNSLQKSAYTKRTTRLTKANPEIHNSKNCQGTPCCPKAQKVQTLHSETQSGLVAELVTTIPTQVEYNENKYLNSQLSELQTLRKLPITNKTINDQYCEHFSKATTTRSNNGRYVVRLPLEPQYSNTSHIGRKNKVRFRSNNIKNSRTYYFSAPQDGFHQ, encoded by the coding sequence atgttcacagccgtttacatcaaccatccacaactatcaaaggcacaaaaactgtatcacctccgatacaaaacaaaaggtcaagcaggcgaaatagttaaacagttcgcattaaatgacgacaatttcaatttggcttgggaagctctaaaagctagatttgaaaatgacagaatactggtcgataagcaagtaacgacactattaaacttgcctaaaatcaagaaagaaacaagtgaagaatttgtaagacTACAATcgactgtttcaaattgtttgtcggttctatcgacactaaatattcccacagacagctgtgacccaattctggtaaacatttgcaccgccgcattaccagaaaagtcgttacttctatgggagcaatcgctctcatcacgaaaaaagtgcccaacgtggcaacaaatgaaagattttctcaccacccaatatgaaattgcggaaaggttagaagaaaaaatattcaagactAAGAttattaaacacgaccaaaatggaagcttacatagaccccaagctagaagcaaaaataaatcaaacataatttttaacaaaatacaaacgttcacatccgaacaaagaatacgtacgtcatgcgaactatgcacaagaaggcataaacttaaatcttgcgagaaatttaaaaaattaaatatcattgaacgaaataattttgtcaggtcaaaaagactttgcacaaattgtctgtcatatgcgcatacatataaaaattgcaaaagcaaatttaattgcttacattgtcacaaaagaaaccattcaatgcttcattacagcagatattcTAACTCACTCCAAAAAAGCGCTTACACAAAAAGAACCACGCgtttaacaaaagcaaatcccgaaatccacaattctaaaaattgccaaggcACACCATGTTgcccaaaggcacaaaaagttcaaacgctccacagtgaaacacaaagtggactagttgccgaactagtcaccaccataccaactcaagttgagtataatgaaaacaaataccttaattcacaattaagtgaACTGCAAACGTTAAGAAAACttccaataacaaacaaaactataaacgatcagtattgtgagcacttctctaaagccacaactactcgatcaaataatggccgctacgtcgtacgactaccactagagccacaatattccaatacctcacatattggtagaaaaaacaaagtaagatttcgatctaacaatattaaaaactcaagGACATActacttttcggccccgcaggatggctttcaccaataa